The Pedobacter roseus genome contains a region encoding:
- a CDS encoding VIT domain-containing protein has translation MSTSKTLLLLPLLLIAFFADAQMPVLKVQQAETAEQKDAVKLKKLNIDVQITGNIATTVMTMTFHNSSNRILEGELTFPMPEGVSISRYALDINGKMREAVPVEKSKATEVFESIERRRVDPGLLEKVEGNNFRTRIYPLPANGSRTIIVGYEEELSFNNANVLKYHLPLDYNQAIENFSLKTTVFESIIKPELGEQPDGSFDLKVNGNTYVGEINKTNYQPKNGLTINLPKRNNLPEVQMQKASSGYYFLVNVFPKTQSMERKWANNIGLIWDVSLSGLQRNTDKEMELLDLIIRQKQNLTIQLGLVNNGFKNADTFVITNGNWSALKDKLKNLVYDGGTNFSAINAKSIQADEYLLFTDGLSTFGRNTVALNKPVHCINTALKADYSTLKYITLKTGGQFVNLNSITVNDAFKQLNQQNLQFLGIKNGNSIRQTYPSMKVNVNGHFSLAGIVSDFNTEFTLQFGFGNTVVAEQVVRLNVTEHTLSSIDVSRVWAQKKIAEMDIQYEENKDDISVLSKQFGIVTRNTSLIVLENLDDYLRYDIVPPVELQQAYNAVLKQRRVNLLEHKQDLINAAVAMTKELKTWWNTDFYYKEPEKKKESYPDPGQRDVKGDPTADMVMREPVGDAPRREVAKAAEMVVPPTPQAVTLAPPTGAARRDKETNQLNGVVVVGYAAQRKTSVTGSVTTIRGNVSNALEGRVAGVQVAKARADAMRMPPALQQQPGIVIPEFKSDKDYMKNLVGKPDSAYQSYLKMRSKYISTPMFYFDVANWFYQQRDSVRALTILSNIADLDLENADLYKTLAYKLKQTGNYKDELFITQKVLQWRPMDAQSYRDYALALADNGQYQAALDNLYKVLTQSYNAQIADRDQGIEEIVISEMNNLLAKHGSKVNTKEIDKRLIQPLPVDVRVVLNWNKNDTDIDLWLTDPTGEKGFYGNSRTKIGGRISNDFTSGYGPEQFMIKKAIKGKYKIEVNYYGDRQINISGPTTVTAEIYTRYATGKQQRKVIVLPLAAGSGGGNFVGEFNF, from the coding sequence ATGAGCACATCTAAAACTTTACTCCTCCTCCCCTTATTGTTAATTGCTTTTTTTGCTGACGCACAAATGCCAGTGTTAAAGGTACAACAGGCCGAAACTGCAGAACAGAAAGACGCCGTTAAACTAAAAAAACTGAATATCGATGTACAGATAACGGGGAACATTGCCACAACGGTGATGACAATGACCTTTCATAATAGCAGCAACCGCATTTTAGAAGGCGAACTTACTTTCCCGATGCCGGAGGGAGTGAGCATTAGCCGTTATGCTTTAGATATCAATGGAAAAATGCGCGAAGCCGTACCCGTAGAAAAATCAAAAGCAACCGAGGTTTTCGAAAGTATTGAGCGCCGTCGGGTCGATCCGGGGCTGCTGGAGAAAGTTGAAGGGAATAATTTCCGTACCAGGATATATCCTTTGCCTGCAAATGGCAGCAGAACCATTATTGTGGGGTACGAAGAAGAATTAAGTTTTAATAACGCAAATGTTTTAAAGTATCACCTTCCCTTAGATTATAATCAGGCGATTGAAAATTTTAGTTTAAAAACCACTGTCTTCGAAAGCATCATTAAACCAGAACTTGGCGAACAGCCTGATGGCAGTTTCGATTTAAAGGTCAACGGGAATACTTATGTTGGCGAAATTAATAAAACCAATTACCAGCCGAAAAACGGCCTGACTATTAATCTGCCAAAGCGAAATAACCTGCCCGAGGTACAAATGCAAAAAGCATCATCAGGCTATTATTTTTTGGTGAATGTTTTTCCTAAAACCCAGAGCATGGAGCGTAAATGGGCGAACAATATTGGCCTGATCTGGGATGTATCGTTAAGCGGCCTTCAACGCAATACTGATAAAGAAATGGAATTGCTGGATTTAATCATCAGGCAAAAACAAAATTTAACCATCCAATTGGGTTTAGTAAACAATGGTTTTAAAAACGCAGATACTTTTGTAATTACTAACGGCAATTGGTCGGCATTAAAAGATAAACTGAAAAACCTGGTTTACGATGGCGGTACAAATTTTAGTGCAATAAATGCAAAATCGATTCAGGCTGATGAGTATCTTTTATTTACTGATGGCTTATCTACCTTCGGAAGAAATACCGTTGCTTTAAACAAACCTGTTCATTGTATCAATACAGCGCTAAAGGCAGATTACAGTACCTTGAAATACATCACCTTAAAAACAGGCGGACAGTTTGTAAATCTCAATTCCATAACTGTTAACGATGCTTTTAAACAATTAAATCAACAGAACCTACAGTTTTTAGGAATCAAAAATGGAAATAGCATCCGGCAAACTTACCCTTCAATGAAGGTAAATGTAAATGGACATTTTTCTTTAGCAGGTATTGTGAGCGATTTTAATACCGAATTTACCTTACAGTTTGGCTTTGGGAATACAGTAGTTGCCGAGCAGGTAGTACGCTTAAATGTAACTGAACACACCTTAAGCAGTATTGATGTTAGCCGGGTTTGGGCGCAAAAGAAAATTGCTGAAATGGATATCCAGTATGAAGAAAACAAAGATGATATCAGTGTTTTAAGCAAACAGTTCGGTATCGTTACCCGTAATACCAGTTTAATCGTATTAGAGAATTTAGATGATTATCTGCGTTATGATATTGTGCCTCCTGTTGAATTGCAACAAGCTTATAATGCTGTTTTAAAGCAGCGCAGGGTTAATCTCTTAGAGCATAAACAAGACCTGATTAATGCTGCAGTAGCCATGACCAAAGAGTTAAAAACCTGGTGGAATACGGATTTTTACTATAAAGAACCTGAAAAGAAAAAAGAAAGTTATCCTGATCCAGGACAAAGAGATGTAAAAGGAGATCCTACGGCGGATATGGTAATGCGAGAACCAGTTGGTGACGCACCAAGACGAGAAGTTGCGAAAGCTGCTGAGATGGTTGTTCCACCTACGCCACAAGCGGTAACGCTTGCTCCGCCTACCGGGGCTGCCAGAAGAGATAAAGAAACCAATCAATTAAATGGAGTAGTGGTTGTAGGTTATGCCGCACAGCGAAAAACTTCTGTAACTGGATCGGTAACAACCATTAGGGGGAATGTTTCAAATGCACTTGAAGGCAGGGTTGCAGGAGTGCAGGTAGCAAAGGCAAGAGCAGATGCAATGAGAATGCCGCCAGCATTGCAACAACAACCAGGTATCGTTATCCCTGAATTTAAAAGTGATAAGGACTATATGAAAAATTTGGTTGGTAAACCGGATAGCGCTTACCAGTCTTATTTAAAAATGCGCTCAAAATACATTTCTACACCAATGTTTTATTTTGATGTGGCCAATTGGTTTTATCAACAAAGAGACAGTGTGAGGGCCTTAACCATTTTGAGCAATATTGCTGATTTAGATTTGGAGAATGCTGATCTATATAAAACCCTGGCCTATAAATTAAAACAGACCGGAAATTATAAAGATGAACTTTTTATCACTCAAAAAGTTTTGCAATGGCGCCCGATGGATGCACAGAGTTACCGAGATTACGCTTTGGCATTGGCCGATAACGGGCAGTATCAGGCTGCGCTCGATAATTTATACAAAGTGCTTACCCAAAGTTATAACGCGCAGATTGCCGATAGAGACCAGGGCATTGAAGAAATTGTGATCTCTGAGATGAATAACCTCCTTGCAAAACATGGCAGCAAAGTCAATACAAAAGAAATTGATAAACGATTGATCCAGCCTTTACCGGTAGACGTGCGTGTGGTGCTTAACTGGAATAAAAATGATACCGATATCGATTTATGGCTAACCGATCCTACTGGTGAAAAAGGCTTTTATGGTAACTCGAGAACTAAAATCGGAGGAAGAATCAGTAACGATTTCACATCGGGTTACGGCCCGGAGCAGTTTATGATCAAAAAAGCCATTAAAGGAAAATATAAGATAGAAGTGAATTATTACGGTGATAGGCAGATCAACATCAGCGGACCAACAACGGTTACTGCTGAGATTTACACCCGATATGCAACTGGTAAACAGCAAAGAAAAGTAATTGTATTGCCACTTGCAGCAGGAAGTGGTGGCGGAAACTTTGTAGGGGAATTTAATTTTTAG
- a CDS encoding heavy metal-binding domain-containing protein: protein MLVTTTPTVEGRKILKYIGLVTGETIIGANIFKDLFAGITDIVGGRSSSYERVLREGKDTAVNEMQQYAAALGANAIVGVDLDYETVGSGGSMLMVSANGTAVILED, encoded by the coding sequence ATGTTAGTAACCACAACGCCTACAGTTGAGGGCAGAAAAATTTTAAAATATATCGGTCTGGTTACCGGAGAAACGATAATTGGCGCAAATATTTTTAAAGATTTATTTGCAGGCATAACAGATATAGTAGGGGGTAGATCGAGTTCTTACGAGCGCGTTTTACGTGAAGGAAAAGATACTGCCGTAAATGAGATGCAACAATATGCCGCTGCTTTGGGCGCCAATGCAATTGTTGGTGTAGATCTAGATTACGAAACCGTAGGTAGTGGCGGCAGCATGCTCATGGTAAGTGCCAATGGTACTGCTGTAATTTTAGAAGATTAA
- the pfkA gene encoding 6-phosphofructokinase, giving the protein MNKIKNIGVLTSGGDSPGMNAAIRAVVRGSIYYDIEVTGYIRGYEGLINNDFIPMDRKSVANIIQRGGTILKTARSEAFRTVEGRKQAYENLKAKGIDALVVIGGDGTFTGANIFSKEFDFPIVGLPGTIDNDLAGTDFTIGYDSAINTVIDAVDRIRDTAESHDRLFIVEVMGRDSGLIALRSGIGVGAEAIMIPEANMNADDILHKLEHSRKDKASKIIIVAEGDDTGGAFKVGEILQEKYPHYDTKVSVLGHIQRGGKPTCMDRVLASRLGVAAVEGLISGESGVMAGQVNREIIFTPFDHAIKHINAEKVSAKWLKLIDILSF; this is encoded by the coding sequence ATGAATAAGATTAAGAATATTGGCGTTTTAACCTCTGGCGGCGATTCGCCAGGCATGAACGCTGCAATTAGGGCCGTAGTTAGAGGCTCTATTTATTATGACATTGAAGTAACCGGGTACATCCGTGGCTACGAAGGGCTGATCAACAATGATTTTATCCCTATGGATCGAAAATCTGTTGCCAATATCATCCAACGCGGCGGTACCATTTTAAAAACAGCACGCAGTGAAGCTTTTAGAACCGTTGAAGGTAGAAAACAAGCTTATGAAAACCTGAAAGCAAAGGGCATTGATGCTTTAGTGGTAATTGGTGGAGACGGAACATTTACGGGTGCTAATATTTTTTCTAAAGAGTTCGATTTCCCGATTGTAGGTTTACCAGGAACAATTGATAACGATTTGGCAGGTACCGATTTTACCATCGGTTACGATTCTGCGATCAATACAGTTATTGATGCGGTAGACAGGATCAGGGATACGGCCGAATCACACGACAGGCTTTTTATTGTGGAAGTGATGGGTCGTGACTCCGGATTAATTGCTTTAAGAAGTGGAATTGGCGTGGGTGCAGAGGCGATCATGATTCCAGAGGCAAACATGAACGCCGATGATATTTTACATAAATTAGAACATAGCCGTAAAGATAAGGCTTCAAAAATTATTATTGTTGCCGAAGGTGATGATACAGGAGGTGCATTTAAAGTTGGCGAAATTTTGCAGGAAAAATACCCACACTATGATACAAAGGTTTCGGTTTTAGGCCACATTCAACGTGGAGGTAAGCCAACCTGTATGGATCGTGTATTGGCGAGCCGCTTAGGTGTTGCTGCTGTAGAGGGTTTAATTAGTGGCGAAAGTGGTGTAATGGCGGGACAAGTAAACCGCGAAATTATTTTTACTCCCTTCGATCATGCCATTAAACACATTAATGCCGAAAAAGTGAGTGCCAAATGGCTAAAACTCATCGATATACTTTCGTTTTAA
- a CDS encoding protein-disulfide reductase DsbD family protein: MKKVLLLLLMASMFIALPAVKSYAIVTQDTTATAPPDDIVFTEVGSAQDSAANSQVKTEKDTIKKDTAKVEKATVAGKDAPKQSLWVTFGLGLLAGIAAFFLPCIFPMVPLTVGFFTKRAESRAKGIRSAIIYGLSIIVIYVGLGVIITLIWGASALNEISTDGFFNIFIFLILIVFGVSFLGAFEITLPSSFVNKLDAKSDAKGLSGIFFMAATLAVVSFSCTGPLIGTSLVAINTDLLTPVIVMFGFSLSLALIFTMFAIFPSLMTGLPKSGGWLNSIKVFLGFLELGLSLKFLSTADLAYHWGILDREIFLAIWIVLALILGVYLLGKIKFSHDSDLPYVSVPRLFIATATFVFAIYLIPGLWGAPLKAVSALVPPLSTQDFVIGQDSGGGSSQTASPNHAKRKYAEFLHIPHNIDGFFDYQEALAYAKEVKKPLFLDFTGHGCVNCREMEARVWSDPRVLKKLKEDYIVVSLYTDDKTDLPEAEQFDSKILGTKVNTVGKKFKHLQAERFNTISQPYYVLLGTDEKELVSPPIGVEFNIDKYLQYLDKGLSEFAKKQTNE; this comes from the coding sequence ATGAAAAAGGTTTTATTATTGTTACTAATGGCCAGCATGTTTATCGCATTGCCGGCTGTTAAAAGTTACGCTATCGTAACGCAAGATACTACAGCAACCGCTCCTCCCGATGATATTGTTTTTACCGAAGTGGGTTCTGCACAGGATAGTGCAGCCAATAGCCAGGTAAAAACGGAAAAAGACACCATTAAAAAAGATACAGCCAAAGTAGAAAAGGCTACTGTAGCTGGTAAAGATGCTCCAAAACAATCACTTTGGGTAACTTTTGGCTTAGGCCTGTTGGCTGGTATTGCCGCTTTTTTTCTTCCATGTATTTTTCCGATGGTTCCGCTTACTGTTGGTTTTTTTACCAAAAGGGCCGAAAGCAGGGCAAAAGGAATCAGAAGTGCCATTATTTATGGTTTATCCATCATTGTAATTTATGTTGGTTTAGGCGTAATTATTACCTTAATCTGGGGCGCGAGTGCATTAAATGAAATATCGACCGATGGATTTTTTAATATTTTCATCTTCCTTATACTGATTGTTTTCGGAGTATCTTTTTTAGGTGCGTTCGAAATTACCCTGCCAAGTTCATTTGTAAATAAACTCGATGCAAAATCGGACGCTAAAGGTTTAAGCGGAATCTTTTTTATGGCTGCAACCTTAGCGGTTGTTTCTTTTTCTTGTACCGGGCCGCTAATTGGAACATCTTTGGTGGCCATTAATACCGATCTGTTAACACCTGTTATCGTCATGTTCGGCTTTTCGCTGTCATTGGCGTTAATTTTTACCATGTTTGCCATTTTCCCAAGTTTAATGACGGGTTTACCAAAATCAGGTGGTTGGTTAAACTCCATTAAAGTTTTTCTGGGTTTCTTAGAGCTTGGTTTATCATTAAAATTCCTATCAACAGCAGATCTGGCTTATCACTGGGGAATATTAGACCGTGAGATATTCCTGGCCATCTGGATTGTACTAGCCTTAATTTTGGGCGTTTATTTATTGGGAAAAATCAAATTCTCTCACGATAGCGACCTTCCTTACGTTTCGGTGCCGAGGTTGTTTATTGCAACGGCAACTTTTGTATTTGCCATTTATCTAATCCCAGGTTTATGGGGTGCTCCTTTAAAAGCCGTAAGTGCATTGGTACCCCCGCTCTCTACCCAGGATTTTGTAATCGGACAGGATAGTGGTGGTGGATCAAGCCAAACTGCATCACCTAACCACGCTAAACGTAAATATGCTGAATTCTTGCACATTCCGCATAATATTGATGGTTTTTTTGATTATCAGGAAGCATTGGCTTATGCCAAAGAAGTAAAAAAACCGTTATTTCTCGATTTTACCGGACATGGTTGTGTAAATTGCCGCGAAATGGAAGCCCGTGTTTGGTCTGACCCGAGGGTGCTTAAAAAGTTAAAAGAAGATTACATTGTGGTATCGCTTTATACCGATGACAAAACAGATCTTCCGGAAGCGGAACAGTTTGACTCGAAAATTTTAGGTACAAAAGTAAACACAGTTGGTAAAAAGTTTAAACATTTGCAGGCTGAAAGATTTAACACCATTTCGCAGCCATATTATGTACTTTTGGGTACCGATGAAAAAGAATTAGTTTCCCCTCCTATCGGAGTAGAATTTAATATAGATAAATATTTGCAATATCTGGACAAAGGATTATCAGAATTTGCCAAGAAACAAACAAATGAATAA
- a CDS encoding protein-disulfide reductase DsbD domain-containing protein — MKKISLVLSMVFFTIAGAFAQIEKPVTWAYSAKKTSKTEAIIYLKATIDDRWHIYSQNVKDGGPVKTTFTFAPSKDFSLVGKTIEPKAIVKYESTFKMNVSYFEKAVIFQQKIKLNKGTTVVKGKVEFMVCNDKQCLPPEEVEFSVPVK; from the coding sequence ATGAAAAAAATCAGCTTAGTGCTTTCGATGGTATTTTTTACCATTGCCGGTGCATTTGCTCAGATCGAAAAGCCGGTAACATGGGCTTACTCAGCAAAAAAAACAAGTAAAACAGAAGCTATAATCTATTTAAAAGCAACGATAGATGATAGGTGGCATATCTATTCGCAAAATGTTAAAGATGGCGGACCAGTAAAAACCACATTTACTTTTGCCCCTTCTAAAGATTTTAGCCTTGTTGGTAAAACCATCGAGCCTAAGGCTATCGTTAAATATGAAAGCACTTTTAAAATGAACGTAAGCTATTTTGAAAAAGCGGTTATCTTTCAACAAAAAATAAAATTAAACAAAGGCACTACGGTTGTTAAAGGTAAGGTAGAATTTATGGTTTGTAACGATAAACAATGTCTTCCGCCGGAAGAAGTAGAATTTAGCGTACCTGTTAAATAG
- a CDS encoding biotin--[acetyl-CoA-carboxylase] ligase has protein sequence MQNNTFSTLFVGQNLIKLKEVDSTNNFLKDLVSKSEPLAEGTVIMADNQFAGRGQQESVWQTQAGKNISTSIYLKPSFLPLNKQFYLNMAVSLAVSDALTFFIPEGIKVKWPNDMYYLNKKLGGILIENTLTGAAIKSSVIGIGLNVNQSEFSESISDRATSVIQILQRNVPLMDIMEKIFIFMEKYYLILRAGKYSILQNDYLAKLYNYQVSALYKHNGEIFEGIIKGVEDGGRLAVDTKDGLKSFNFKEIEFTHTK, from the coding sequence TTGCAAAATAACACTTTTTCGACACTATTTGTTGGTCAAAATTTAATCAAATTAAAAGAAGTTGATTCTACTAATAACTTTTTGAAAGATTTGGTGTCAAAATCCGAGCCATTAGCCGAAGGGACTGTAATTATGGCAGATAATCAGTTTGCGGGCAGAGGGCAGCAAGAGAGTGTTTGGCAAACACAGGCAGGTAAAAATATCAGTACCAGTATTTATTTAAAGCCATCATTTCTGCCTTTAAATAAACAGTTTTACCTTAATATGGCCGTTAGTTTAGCTGTTAGTGATGCTTTAACCTTTTTTATACCAGAGGGGATAAAGGTAAAATGGCCAAACGATATGTACTACCTGAACAAGAAACTGGGGGGCATTCTGATTGAAAACACACTGACAGGTGCTGCTATCAAATCATCGGTAATTGGCATTGGCTTAAATGTAAATCAATCAGAATTTTCTGAAAGTATCAGTGACCGTGCCACTTCGGTCATCCAAATTTTACAAAGAAATGTTCCTTTGATGGATATTATGGAGAAAATATTCATATTTATGGAAAAATACTACTTAATTTTGAGAGCAGGGAAATACAGTATTTTACAAAATGATTACCTTGCAAAGCTATATAACTACCAGGTTTCTGCGTTATATAAACATAACGGAGAGATTTTTGAAGGGATAATTAAAGGAGTTGAAGATGGCGGTAGGTTAGCTGTTGATACAAAAGATGGCTTGAAAAGCTTTAACTTTAAAGAAATAGAATTCACACACACAAAATAA
- the rsfS gene encoding ribosome silencing factor yields MVKKKIVALSTYLSELAVLGIQEKKGEDIVRLDLRNIHTSVADYFIIASANSATQVKAIADSVEKEIYKATQADPRHKEGFESADWIILDYFDVVVHIFKTEKRHFYGIEELWGDAESTNYQSA; encoded by the coding sequence ATGGTAAAAAAGAAAATAGTAGCCCTTTCTACATACCTTTCTGAGTTAGCTGTACTAGGCATCCAGGAAAAAAAAGGAGAAGATATAGTGCGGTTAGATCTAAGAAATATTCATACTTCAGTAGCGGATTACTTTATTATTGCGAGCGCAAACTCTGCTACGCAGGTAAAAGCTATTGCCGATAGTGTAGAAAAAGAAATATATAAAGCCACACAGGCCGATCCACGCCATAAAGAAGGTTTCGAATCTGCGGATTGGATTATTCTTGATTATTTTGATGTGGTTGTGCACATTTTTAAAACCGAAAAGCGCCACTTTTATGGCATAGAAGAACTTTGGGGGGATGCTGAAAGCACAAATTATCAAAGCGCATAA
- the ftsH gene encoding ATP-dependent zinc metalloprotease FtsH gives MNDNPNTEKQGKRIPNIPKKPQKGSKFNIFWVYAAIIIAIIAAQFLFTGDSGKEVKYDTFESKMLLTGDVDRIVAYQTEDLVKAEVYIKKDSLNKPQYKAFKSTSSFNVSNGPTVFFTYGGKFADLRAALAESQKALPAGRKPISFQSENRSNPLASWFLSIILPVLLLIGFWIFMMRRMGGGAGGGGQIFSIGKSKATLFDKESQVNITFNDVAGLEEAKTEVMEIVDFLKNPKKYTDLGGKIPKGALLVGSPGTGKTLLAKAVAGEAQVPFFSLSGSDFVEMFVGVGASRVRDLFKQAKDKSPCIIFIDEIDAIGRARGKNGVMGGNDERENTLNQLLVEMDGFGTNTHVIILAATNRADVLDKALLRAGRFDRQIYVDLPDVIERKQIFEVHITPLKKSEELDTEFLAKQTPGFSGADIANVCNEAALIAARKNKSAVDKQDFLDAVDRIVGGLEKKNKIITPSEKRAIAIHEAGHATVSWLLEHAAPLVKVTIVPRGQSLGAAWYLPEERLIVRPHQMLDEMCATMGGRAAEKVMFDTISTGALSDLEKVNKQARAMVTIYGLNEKLGNITYYDSSGQNEYNFSKPYSEDTALTIDKEISALIEGQYQRAIQLLEENKDKLIQLADILIEKEVLFKDDLEVIFGKRLFENQGESGTPGHITPVEA, from the coding sequence ATGAACGACAATCCAAATACCGAAAAACAAGGGAAAAGAATACCCAACATCCCGAAAAAACCACAAAAAGGATCAAAATTTAATATTTTCTGGGTTTATGCTGCCATCATCATTGCTATTATAGCTGCGCAGTTTTTATTTACAGGCGATAGTGGTAAAGAAGTAAAATACGATACTTTCGAAAGCAAAATGTTGTTAACAGGAGATGTTGACAGGATTGTAGCTTACCAAACCGAAGATTTAGTAAAAGCCGAGGTATACATTAAAAAAGATAGTTTAAACAAACCTCAGTATAAAGCATTCAAAAGCACCAGTTCTTTTAATGTATCAAACGGACCGACTGTTTTTTTCACTTACGGTGGAAAATTTGCTGATTTAAGGGCTGCTTTGGCCGAATCGCAAAAAGCATTACCTGCTGGCAGAAAACCAATTTCATTTCAATCAGAAAACAGAAGCAATCCATTAGCAAGCTGGTTTTTAAGTATCATCTTACCGGTATTGCTTTTAATCGGTTTCTGGATCTTTATGATGCGCAGAATGGGCGGTGGTGCCGGCGGTGGCGGTCAGATTTTCAGCATTGGAAAATCAAAAGCTACTTTATTTGACAAAGAAAGCCAGGTGAACATTACTTTTAATGATGTTGCCGGTTTAGAAGAAGCCAAAACAGAGGTAATGGAAATTGTAGATTTCCTTAAAAACCCTAAGAAATATACCGATTTGGGTGGAAAAATCCCGAAAGGCGCTTTATTGGTAGGTTCGCCGGGTACGGGTAAAACTTTATTGGCCAAAGCCGTTGCCGGTGAGGCCCAGGTTCCTTTCTTCTCTTTATCAGGTTCTGATTTTGTAGAGATGTTTGTTGGGGTAGGAGCATCACGTGTGCGCGACCTGTTTAAACAAGCAAAAGATAAATCACCATGTATCATCTTTATTGATGAGATTGATGCCATTGGCCGTGCCCGTGGTAAAAACGGTGTAATGGGCGGAAATGATGAGCGTGAAAATACTTTAAACCAACTTTTGGTTGAAATGGATGGTTTCGGAACCAATACACATGTTATCATTTTGGCTGCAACCAACCGTGCTGATGTTTTAGATAAAGCCTTATTAAGAGCTGGCAGGTTCGACAGACAGATTTATGTTGATTTACCGGATGTTATCGAACGTAAACAGATTTTTGAAGTACATATTACCCCACTTAAAAAATCAGAAGAGTTAGACACTGAATTTTTAGCAAAACAAACTCCGGGTTTCTCTGGAGCAGATATTGCCAACGTATGTAACGAGGCCGCTCTAATTGCAGCCCGAAAAAATAAATCAGCAGTTGATAAACAAGATTTCTTAGATGCTGTAGATCGTATTGTTGGTGGTTTAGAAAAGAAAAACAAAATCATCACACCAAGCGAAAAACGAGCTATTGCTATTCACGAGGCTGGTCACGCTACGGTAAGCTGGTTATTAGAACACGCAGCCCCACTGGTTAAAGTTACCATCGTGCCACGCGGACAAAGTTTAGGTGCAGCCTGGTATTTACCAGAAGAACGGTTAATTGTTCGTCCTCATCAGATGCTTGATGAAATGTGTGCAACAATGGGTGGTAGGGCAGCTGAAAAAGTAATGTTCGATACCATTTCTACAGGCGCCTTGAGCGATTTAGAAAAAGTAAATAAACAGGCCAGGGCAATGGTTACTATTTACGGCTTGAACGAGAAATTAGGAAACATTACTTATTATGATTCTTCAGGTCAGAACGAGTATAATTTCTCTAAACCTTATTCAGAAGATACCGCTTTAACCATCGATAAAGAGATTTCAGCATTAATTGAAGGCCAATACCAAAGAGCCATCCAGTTATTGGAAGAAAACAAAGATAAATTGATCCAGTTGGCTGATATTCTAATCGAAAAAGAAGTTTTATTTAAAGACGATTTAGAAGTGATTTTCGGTAAACGTTTATTCGAAAATCAAGGCGAAAGCGGAACACCTGGACATATTACTCCGGTTGAGGCTTAA
- a CDS encoding LutC/YkgG family protein, giving the protein MKDNTTAKEQILKKIRKALLEKRENPYPNLEESALYKKNTDELEVLFAEQLTAISGNFIFCEDGIDFFENMLQLADKYKWRKIYCWEPELQQFLSKYEFPFYQTDKDFEQAEVGITLCEALVARNGSVMVSNSGAAGRRLSIFPHHHIVIAKTSQLVLDLKDAFQLLKNKYGNQIPSMISNITGPSRTADIEKTLVLGAHGPKELFVFLIDDFS; this is encoded by the coding sequence ATGAAGGATAATACGACAGCGAAAGAACAAATACTAAAAAAGATAAGGAAAGCACTACTTGAGAAGCGCGAAAACCCTTATCCCAACTTAGAAGAAAGTGCATTGTATAAAAAAAATACAGATGAGCTAGAGGTATTATTTGCCGAACAGCTTACTGCCATATCAGGCAATTTCATTTTCTGTGAGGATGGTATCGATTTTTTTGAAAACATGCTGCAGCTTGCCGATAAATATAAATGGCGTAAAATATATTGCTGGGAGCCCGAGCTCCAACAGTTTTTAAGCAAATACGAATTTCCTTTTTACCAAACAGATAAAGATTTTGAGCAGGCAGAGGTAGGCATTACCCTTTGCGAAGCATTGGTTGCCCGTAACGGAAGTGTAATGGTAAGTAATAGTGGTGCTGCAGGCAGAAGGTTAAGCATTTTCCCACACCACCACATTGTGATTGCAAAAACAAGCCAATTGGTTTTGGATCTTAAGGATGCTTTTCAATTATTAAAAAATAAATACGGCAATCAGATTCCATCCATGATCAGCAACATTACCGGCCCGAGCAGGACCGCCGATATCGAAAAAACATTGGTTTTAGGAGCTCACGGACCTAAAGAGCTGTTTGTATTTTTGATTGACGATTTTAGTTAG